Genomic segment of Microcebus murinus isolate Inina chromosome 14, M.murinus_Inina_mat1.0, whole genome shotgun sequence:
ccaaccccctcaAAAGCAGGGACCTTCCTTGGTTCCACCAGAGCGTTGGGTTTCAATTTAGATTGAGCATCTGCTGGGCTCAGGTGCTGCCATCCAGGCATGTGACCAGGCTGGAGCTGGTCATGAGAACCAGCTTCATGAGAACCTTATTTGTAAATGTAGTATGCTATATTTTgtgtctccttttaaaaaaatactttctgctGTCAGAGCTGTGGAAATTGTAGCAACTGTTAGGTATATTAAACATCCAAGCCCTTTCTCCAGTTGATGTTATCCCTTCCACTCTCCTCCATATCTACATAACATCCCTATGGTTAATTATCTGATGTGATTATCATCACCTTCATTTCCTGTCCTAGCATTACTCTTGCAGTCTTGTTTTTAGCAGCTCCTATTCTTCTTGTTTTCCACTCATTTTGTGTGAAACATGTCTAGTTGTcatcttttcctatgttttttaTTGTGTTGTGAACAAGAGCAGCCTTGGTCACAGTCTTGTAAGATGAACCTGGATTTGTTGGGTGAAAACCTAGCTTAGCAAGAAGTCCCATGAGGTGTTTAAGACATGGAGATGAATGCCAACTCTGTGATTAAGGAACACAGTTGCTATGAAAAGAATGCTTTTCTAATCTGTACCTTGTTTTTAGTCCAATTAGTTGGGTGACTTTGGCTTCAGACCCTAAACTTTAAGTTCATTTTTTATCTAAGGGAATCAGAGTTCAGTCATATGTCAGTTAACAACAAGGATACtgtctgagaaatgcatcgttaggggatttcattgtgtgaacatcataaagTGTACTTATATGAACGTAGATCATAGTAGCCTACTCCTaggctataaatattaatatgtacagcatgttactgttcTGAATACAGTGGACAATTGTAGCATGatattatttgtgtatataaactctctaaacatagaaaagctacagtaaaaatacaatataaaagaaaaaatggtgaagACTTTTCTTTTAACTACTGGCTTCCCCTGTCACTTTTGGCACCTGTATAGggcagctccattataatcttatgggactgcCATTGTCCaggtccattgttgaccaaaatgttatgCAGTGCACATTTGTAATGGATTGCAAAATTCCCTTTCAACCCTAAGGTTAGAGCATtgtgtgtctctctttctttttgttgaaagAAGGTAAGGAAACCTTGTATATGTTACAGTGTTTTAGAGTTTGACATGAACTATTACTTAACAATTGGGACTTCTATGGTTCTGTGCTTAGTGACTAGAACTTAAGATCTTGATTTGAGAGTCAGTTCCTTTGTCCTTAGGTGAGACAGTTATCTGTCACTTTGCTTCTCATCTGTTTCTCATCTTTGAGATGAGGAGACTCAGAATTGTCTGAGACTGCTCACAGCCCCTTCCAGAAGTTCTTCCTGTCTCTCAGGTATGGTGACTACCCAAAGCTCCCTGACCGCTCACAGCACGAGAGGGATCCATGGTATGACTGGGACCACTCAGACCTGAGGTTGAACTGGGGTGAACCGGTGAGAGAATCATATCCCATTtgaccttccttccttctccccatgTCTTCCTGGGGATTCTTTCTTTAGCTCAAATGACATCTCTGTCCAAGAAACACTAAGCTTTTCTGTGAGAGGTAACAAAGTCCAGGGATCTGAGATTTGAGGTTCCATTTGTGACACATGGAATGGGACTTCTGGGAATAACCAAAGCTCTGTACTGTGAGAGTTGTGCACTTCCATGATTGAGCTGTCCCTGGTCAGCAGAACCTAGACAGAAGCCAGCATCTAGTCCTGTGTATGGGTGTGTCTCAGACCTGGCTCTCAGAATATTGCTCCAGGGCAGTAGAATGCTTCTGTCAAGACTTGTATCAGGCTCTGATCACTCTGGACTGCCTGCCTTTTTCAGGAAGAGTAGTATGTGAcagttatttgtctttctgcctcAGATACACTGGGACCTAGACATGTATATCAGGAACCGTGTGGACACGTCCCCCACACCTGTTTCTTGGAATGTCATGTGTAAGCAGCTCTTCGGCTTCGTGGCCTTCATGATATTCATGTTCTGGGTTGGGGAGAAGTATCCCTCCTACCAGCCTGTGGTGAGTATCTGAGAAGTCTTCTCTTAGGCATATTTGCTTAGCCCTGTTTCCTGAGGGAATGAAGTCTCTGGAGTAGGGATTCAGTCAATACCAAGCTTGGCTTCCTAGAGTCTTAGGAGATAGGAAGATAGGAGGGCCTTACCCATTGGCCTGGCACAAGTACCAGAGCACTGCTCTACCCTTACTTCTGGGACCCATCTGAGTGAGAAGGTACACTTTAGGACTTGGTGAGGAATGAGAATGTGGAAGCCAGCTAGTCTACGGAGTTGCCATTTGAGGATTTTATTTACCAATGATATTGCAGCAAGTGATTTTCAAGGTAGAGTCAGGAAATCTTGAGCTGAAATGTTATCCTTTCTTGGACACATGAAGAGCACTTCCTGTGGTATACTGGAAGCAATTAAGTGTTCATTAAAAGAACAgacagttattcattcatttatttatttagagacaggatctagctctgttgtccaggctggggtGAAGTGGTCTGATAATAGTTCAGACAGTTATATTTTGGAGAATGTAAAgcacatagaaaatatattctctaaCTTAAGGAAGTTTAGTTAAGAAAATTTAGATAAGTGACATGATGAGCAAAATTTGAACACATATATGGAAGTTTGGCACAGTATGGGTTTATGTATAGTGAATGTATGTGCTAAGTGGTATGAGCTGCTCTCAAGGAAAAGGGTTACCTAGATGCTAAAATAATAGGATTTGGGTGGTAGGAAGAAGTTAGAGAAAACATTTGGGgcaagagaaaacaataaaagagagaaaaggagttGTGAATTAGCTGGAGTGGGATAGGTATATAAAACAGTTTCTAGATAACCAGCTGCATTGGTTTCCTGGTAAGCTGCTAAACATTCATATTCCCAGGCTCCATTTCTTAGAAATCCTAATTCAGTAGCATCTTAGAATcagtatttttaacaagctcccaggtaaaTTCTGATGTACATATAGATTTGGAAATCACTGTATTAAAAAGTATCGTGAGGTGAGTGGATCAGTTTAGGTCAGCCGCTTTTATTGTATTGCTAAGAGATTTGGATCTGATGGTATAATAATGCACtaagttaacaaatatttatggagcccCTACTATATACCAGGTGCAGACTGTGCTAGGGATTAGGGATACAATGATGACTTGGTCTGCCTTTAGGTAGAAGGGAGCCAACAGAAGAGCGTGATAATGAAGGGAGGGTTTTTAGGAAGATTAATCTGGAAGTAGTCTACAGGATGGATTGGAAGGAGAGGGATTGAGAGCAGGGAGGTTGCTGCATTTGCTGTTGGCTGCCCAGTGCTACCTCTGCAGAGATAATCAATGTCCTGAAGGTAGCTGGTATGTCTGTGTGCACTGACACGAGCCTTCCTACCAAGCCCCAGGGGTTCCATGCTGGAGAGTGCACATGGGGCTGGGGTGAGCACTAACTTCACTTTAAGAGAGCAAGAAACACAGTATGGCTCTTCCATTTTTCAGTTCTGTAAGCAcatctccctttctcctccccttgagCTGTGTTCTCTGACAGCTGTTTGTTGGTAAAACCAGCAGCCTCTAATGCACATCCCAGCCGTGTCTCCTCTGTGCTTTCCCCCACCACTGCTCCTGCACGCCTCATTTGCTAGGCCACTTTAGTAGTGGAACCATTAGAGGCTGAGTGACTTAAAGGAGATTGAGTCTGTCTCCACCCGAGAGAgtgggatggatggatgcatcGTCTCATTTAGAAAGCGTTGCCTctgactctttctctttctccctctccccctctccttctctACCTCCacctctccacctcctcccctcccttctctccctctctctcctctttctctccccctctctcctcctcctcctttccccctttttcctccctcctttcttttcccctttccctctctcactCATGGTGTAGGCACCACTTCTCTTACAATTTAGGCTTTCTCTCTGCCTTAGGCTGAGCAGGGAAGAGTGCTGTTCCCGCAGTTCTAGCCCAGCTGGGTCTGACCAGAGGCTACTTTGTACCCATTTACCGTGCATGATTGTTAACTCAGAGTGGAGTGTACCCAGGTATTGGCTGCATGTATGTCGTTCTTGCTGACCTGTGTTTTTTCCTTAGGGGCCAAAGCAGTACCCTTACAATGATTTGTACCTGGAACGAGGCGGCGATCCTACCAAAGAACCTGAGCCGGTGGTTCACTATGAGATCTGAGGAGGCTTCATGGGCTTTTATGCCTTCTAACTAGGACTCCCTCATTCCTAGAAATTTAACCTTAATGAAATCCCCTAATAAAACTTAGTGCTGTGGTATCTTTGCCTTCTTTCTCCAGGAAAAGTCACTGCTGTGAAGAACctcatccttttcctttttttcccccctgcctTCTATCTGCcctctttcttgttttcctcttctgaaaTTGGAAGGATGGGagggtagggtggggtgggggtggggattaaGTGTAGATGTTAATTTTACTGCCTGTGAAGGTAGTTGGGGGTTCCAGTTACACAGCAGGTGATACGGGTAGTTCCTTTTTCCATTTACTGGGTCTAGGAAGAAGGAAGATATTTTCCTAACTTCCCAAGTTGGAACAAGATTTAttactattttccataaaaaaaacctttttagtAATAGtggttagtttaaaaaaattgtactgTGGCACAGATAATGCTCTAAGTAGTCTTCTGACTTCAAAACTCCCAAGTCCACATGAAAAGGAACCCTAGAGTTGTGATGCAATGAATTGGGCCCCATCATGATAACTGGCTCCCCATTATTAGAGGTATATCAGGAATACAGCAGAATTCATGCATTAAGTGGAAGTTTTGAATCAACTTAGATCCAAGATCTTCAGCTGTCTACAAACCATTTATATTTGGAAGTGCCACAATTCTTTCAACATTATGAGATCCATATgatcttggctgggtgcagtggctcacacctgtaatttgaGCATGTTAGGAAGTTGAGaaaggagtttgagaacagcctggaaaACAAACTGCTGGCTCCACAAAAATTATGAAAgttagctagacatggtggcatgggcctgtagtcccagctacctggaggctgaggcaggaggattgcctcaggagtttgaagttgtagtgagctatgatgacaccaccacactgtagcctgggcaacggacTGATACCCTGTCTCATATGTGTGTGATATAAACTCTTCAAGCCCCTTTCTCAAGTTCTCtagctttattaaaatatcacCACTATTTTTCTGGTCTCTCAGGCTCCAACACCATAATAATCCTTAACCTATATTAGTCCAGGCTTTCATCACTGGCTACCTGGATTGTTCTATTAGTCTCCTAATTTGAGTCCTTGTTTCCAGCTCTACTCCAAGGAGGTCCATATTGCTAGACTCAAAATACAATCTTTATCTTATTGCATCCTTCCCCGTAATTTTTATAACTCTCAATTATCTGCAGAATTGAATTGACACTCCACAATCTGCATCCagacccccccctccccccctgtTTCattcacagaatggaaaaacaccactGCGCCCATTAGCCCGGTTTGGCCCTTTTCTCTTTACTGGAATATCACCTGTCTCATGTTCCTGAAATCTTCCAGGAAGCTCCTGGCCCACAGTAGTCTCGCCCTCCACACACCTGTAACTCCTAATTAATTCAACCAACGGTTTCTGAAGCACCAGTTATTGTTGGGCTACAGTGCATCACTCACCGTCATTTATTTACCGCCTCGAGTGCTTTTTACCTTTTCAACTAAATGGATTCCACTGGGAGCTCCTGGGGCTAGGACGGGTCTTCTCCCGCCTCAATAAATAGATAATGAATTGAattagtattttcctttttcagaggCTGCCCCAATCCTTGCTCAAGTTGAATAGATTAGAACCTACTGGTCGGGATCTGACCCACTGCGCCAAGACTGCGCAATCACAGGGCAGGTGAGGGATGCCGAAGTAAAAGCAATTATCCTATTTGGAAACGTTCTCTGTGGGTCAGTCCGGGCCCCAACTCGGCGCTCACCGGAACGCGTGGGTGGCTGTGCCCTGCTGGGCCAGGACTACTTTTGGCCCTCCGCAGCTGCCGTCCACAGCGCCCGGCTGCGCACAGAAGACCTTCGGCAGGCCGGCTCCTGCCGCCACGCCTGACCCCTGACCTGGGGCCTCAGCACAGGTTCGTATTCCCTGGCGGGTCTGAGGCCCCTGAGACCAGAGACTGTGCTGGGGACCCGGAGCACTGCTCCTTCCTCGGGAGGGTGCCGAAGGGAGCTCGCTCGCTCCGGAGACCCCGGCCCGCCTGGCCCCCGCCCCGCGCAGGTCCAGTCAGTTCTCCCGGCTCCGGCCAGGGCGCCTGTGAGGCGCCTTCAGTACGCCCGCCTTTGGACTGGACTCAGCTCTACTCTCCCCTCCTGCCCGACGAGGGTCTCTCTTCAGCGCCGCCCTCACGGCTTACCATCCGACCTGGGCCTTAACCTGGCCCCGAAGCCCGCACTGAGTCGCTGCATTTTGGCTTAGTGGGAGGCCTGACATGACCGACCTTGGCGCGCCGCGCTTTGACGATGGCGGGAGAGAACCTGTGCTGACCGTCCTCCCTAGGGACTGGACTGCTAAGGAGAACTGGCGCCCTCTTTCACGGCAAGAGTCTGTTCTGCTCTTGGTTGAATGGTCGTAGCTCTCCTCACTCCTCTCACGCCTCCTCCCCCAAGGCCCATCTGACCCCAGCGAGGTCCCTTTTTCTGAACAGATGTCGCCGAACAAAGTGAATTAAGAACGCATTTTCCCAATTCCTAGACTGTCAgtgatttaaacattttatggaGTTTAGACCAGCATAATGGTTAAAAGTATGGGCTTttagccgggcgctgtggctcacgcctgtaatcctagctcttgggaggccgaggcgggcggattgctcaaggtcaggagttcaaaaccagcctgagcaagagcgagaccccgtctctactataaatagaaagaaattaattggccaactgatatatatataaaaaattagccgggcatggtgacgcatgcctgtagtcccagctactcgggaggctgaggcagaaggatcactcaagcccaggagtttgaggttgctgtgagctaggctgacgccacggcactcactctagcctggacaacaaagtgagactctgtcgcaaaaaaaaaaaaaaagtatgggcTTTTGAGGGTGATGGAAGTTCACATCCCGGCCTAGCCAGTtgtcttttctgtaaaatggggatgataatagtactTACCTTAGAAACTTtgagagggttaaatgagatatgCACATCAAATTCATAGTTGCTAATCGCCGCTTCTACCTTTGCTATTAGGGGATCTTTCCCCAGAAACAGGAACATCTCTGTGACCAGCAGGTGGCACTGGTGACTGTATAGTGTGTAGCTGGCCAGAGGATACCTGATAAAGCCACAAATGTTTAGAGGTCCCCTGGAAATCTTGGCTTAATTGGCAACCCAAAACTTTCCTCAAGCT
This window contains:
- the NDUFB8 gene encoding NADH dehydrogenase [ubiquinone] 1 beta subcomplex subunit 8, mitochondrial; translated protein: MAAARAGALGVRWLQRAGRNVVPLGTRTASNMTKDMLPGPYPRTPEERAAAAKKYNMRVEDYEPYPDDGMGYGDYPKLPDRSQHERDPWYDWDHSDLRLNWGEPIHWDLDMYIRNRVDTSPTPVSWNVMCKQLFGFVAFMIFMFWVGEKYPSYQPVGPKQYPYNDLYLERGGDPTKEPEPVVHYEI